In the genome of Microplitis demolitor isolate Queensland-Clemson2020A chromosome 5, iyMicDemo2.1a, whole genome shotgun sequence, the window taagaaaaaaatacctagaattgttattattgacagaattgaaaaaatattaaaagataatAGTCGAATATTTCCTGACTGTGACAATAAAGAAattgatgaattttcaaatgacATTGAAAGTTTTTTGTATAAACATTTTGAGAACTGGAATAAAAATGACGATGAACATTTTCGCTATTATTGCGACTgtggggtaaaaaaattacaaatttacagGATTAATAAACATAAAGCTGATTTAGATATTGCCACTGACATCATTTATCATATTGatgacaaaattttgatacattTCAATGACAATAGAGCTAAATATCAGAgtcactattttaattttgcaaTTTCTCTGACGCGTTTGTTAtcaagttatgaatttttagcAGACGATAGTTTTATGGACAATAAGTTGATTTGTCACGAagtgattaataaattgactGACGTGTTTAACAATGAGTTATATTCTACGGATGACTGGATAAGTCTCAatccgaaaaaaattgtttacttaAATATCCCGCGGTTATTaacgaattatttatatgatttaaataaattcaaggaatttattgataatggTATTCTtgatttaatcagaaaatCATTTTCCCTAGTAAATGATCGGCAGTATAagtatttctatttaaatttatttgatgtatTGGAGATGATTAATTACTAGATAAGTtatttagtaactttttttattaaataattttataaagttagtattttattatttaaaatatattaaattgacaACTAAATAAAGGAACAGTCtcgtgataaaaatatgaaaaaaagtatacgTACACAATTTTTTGGCGAGCATA includes:
- the LOC128667790 gene encoding uncharacterized protein LOC128667790, which produces MIILFPLLMIIIIIIVVALTINHVFTYSFGDINMINDDEINLNEVSMPIKNLSYKNNNDDNNHNKKKIPRIVIIDRIEKILKDNSRIFPDCDNKEIDEFSNDIESFLYKHFENWNKNDDEHFRYYCDCGVKKLQIYRINKHKADLDIATDIIYHIDDKILIHFNDNRAKYQSHYFNFAISLTRLLSSYEFLADDSFMDNKLICHEVINKLTDVFNNELYSTDDWISLNPKKIVYLNIPRLLTNYLYDLNKFKEFIDNGILDLIRKSFSLVNDRQYKYFYLNLFDVLEMINY